CCGTCCAAGTATTCGCCTCGGTCGGCAGGAACCGCCCGACCCAGTTCCTCGACTTGCGGTTCAGGGACGGGTCGGCCGCCGGGAGTTCCACGTCGGCGTGCCAGATACACCGTCCCGTCTGGTTCCACGTCTCTCGCCAGCAACAGTTCACTCCTCTGGTCACGTACCAGTTCTCGACGCCGAGAGTAACGTCCAATCCGACATCTTCGGGTCGAAGTACGAACCCGCACCTTCCTTCGGGGGTCGCCTCGAAAGCCACGCCTGACCCGTCACGACCCACCCTAATTAAACTACCACTTGCGACGAAAATTCGGGCGGCCGACTCACGCCAGCGCCGAAACCGTCTCGCCGACCGACTCGACGATGGCGTCCACGTCGAACTCGTCTTCCTCCTTGTCGAAGACCCGTTCGCCGTCGGCACGAACCTCGAAGACGCCGTTATCCCCAGTCACCAGCGCCACCGAATCCAGTCGCTCTCCGTACTCGCTGAGAAGCGCGTGCTGTACGTCCTGTGCCCGGTCGAGCATCCCGCAGGGGACGCAGTACTCGATTTCGACTTCCGTCATGGTCGTTCGGGGATAAGTACCGGAGTGACTTAAAAGGGGGTTGGTCGGCGGTGGCGACGCGCATCGTGTTCGAGACGCCCCCCGACCGACTCGCTCACTCCGTTCGCTCGTCGGCCGTCGGAAGCGAGCGCCGCCGACCCCGCGCGGATGGGGCCCGCAGTGCCGGGTGGCCGAACCGAGCGATTCGGAGCAACCGTCTCAAATACGAAAGCCAACTAGAAGTGTCTAAAGGAAACTAAAATACGGTCGAAAGAACTCTACTCCT
Above is a genomic segment from Halorussus caseinilyticus containing:
- a CDS encoding SelT/SelW/SelH family protein encodes the protein MTEVEIEYCVPCGMLDRAQDVQHALLSEYGERLDSVALVTGDNGVFEVRADGERVFDKEEDEFDVDAIVESVGETVSALA